In Vicinamibacteria bacterium, the following proteins share a genomic window:
- the miaB gene encoding tRNA (N6-isopentenyl adenosine(37)-C2)-methylthiotransferase MiaB, with protein MINKRENTFFIETFGCQMNVNDSEKVAGLLQAEGYASVGEPARADVVFINTCAVREGAAEKLYHSLGRLRQLKTQNPQLVIGVGGCVAQLQGQRVLKRAPHVDVLVGTHNFSRVPELIRQARVGQIPSVDLDRGADAFTVPSGAIAHTSTVRAYVTAMEGCNHVCSFCVVPKTRGPEVNRPSEQIMAEVRSLVARGFSEVMLLGQTVNAYQDGDVDFAELLARVDGVGGLRRIRFTTSHPGHITPRLADALRDLPRVCPYLHLPVQSGSDRVLTHMRRGYTRQRYLDTVRLLRDRVPGLAFSSDIIVGYPGESERDFEQTLDLVEAVGFDGVFVFGYSARPGTSAFRVPDDVPEAEKRRRVTLLNDRQQETQARRNREWVGSRVEVLVDTIREGGSVSGRTPHFRIVHLEGSAALLGQFVEVQVTGAGANSLSGRPCGRLSSAPTHANNSLTASSGNPIL; from the coding sequence TTGATCAACAAAAGAGAAAATACGTTCTTCATCGAAACCTTCGGCTGTCAGATGAACGTCAACGACTCTGAGAAGGTGGCCGGGTTGCTCCAGGCTGAGGGCTATGCCTCGGTGGGGGAGCCGGCCCGGGCCGACGTGGTTTTCATCAACACCTGCGCCGTGCGGGAGGGGGCGGCCGAGAAGCTCTACCATTCCCTCGGCCGTCTACGGCAGCTGAAGACCCAGAACCCCCAACTCGTCATTGGCGTGGGCGGGTGCGTCGCCCAACTCCAGGGCCAGAGGGTCCTGAAGAGAGCGCCCCACGTCGATGTCCTGGTCGGCACCCACAACTTCAGTCGGGTACCGGAGCTCATTCGACAGGCCCGAGTAGGACAGATTCCGAGCGTAGACCTTGATCGGGGAGCCGACGCCTTCACCGTCCCCTCGGGCGCCATCGCCCACACGAGCACCGTCCGCGCCTACGTCACGGCCATGGAGGGCTGCAACCACGTCTGCAGCTTCTGCGTCGTTCCCAAAACGCGCGGGCCGGAGGTGAATCGGCCTTCCGAGCAGATAATGGCCGAGGTCAGGTCGCTCGTCGCACGGGGCTTTTCGGAGGTCATGCTCCTCGGACAGACCGTCAACGCCTACCAGGACGGCGACGTGGACTTTGCCGAGCTCCTAGCCCGGGTGGACGGTGTGGGCGGCCTCCGGCGGATCCGTTTCACGACCTCCCACCCGGGGCATATCACCCCGCGCCTGGCCGACGCCCTGCGCGACCTGCCCAGGGTGTGCCCCTACCTCCACCTACCCGTCCAGTCCGGCTCGGATCGGGTCCTGACCCATATGCGGCGGGGCTACACGCGCCAGAGGTACCTCGACACGGTGCGACTCCTGCGGGATCGGGTTCCGGGCCTCGCGTTCTCCAGCGACATCATCGTGGGGTATCCCGGCGAAAGCGAGAGGGACTTCGAACAGACCCTGGATCTGGTAGAGGCCGTTGGCTTCGACGGAGTGTTCGTATTCGGCTATTCCGCCCGGCCGGGCACGTCGGCGTTTCGCGTCCCCGACGACGTGCCGGAGGCGGAGAAGCGGCGGCGGGTGACGCTCCTCAACGACCGCCAGCAAGAGACCCAGGCGCGGCGAAACCGGGAATGGGTTGGGAGTCGGGTCGAGGTCCTTGTCGACACCATCCGGGAGGGGGGAAGCGTCTCAGGTCGGACGCCACACTTCCGGATCGTGCATCTGGAGGGCTCGGCCGCCTTGCTCGGCCAGTTCGTGGAGGTCCAGGTTACCGGGGCCGGGGCCAACTCGCTGAGTGGACGGCCGTGCGGGCGGCTCTCGTCCGCCCCAACTCACGCAAACAATTCATTGACAGCAAGTTCCGGCAATCCTATATTGTGA
- a CDS encoding YegS/Rv2252/BmrU family lipid kinase, with translation MVFNPHSGKGRGARFVEPVLAALAPAPALEHALTTAPGDEARLTELALARGFRKIVAVGGDGTWSNVGNAILRSGLPASLGLVPGGTGCDLAKSLGIPGRDVPACARIILGGHTRAIDVGRIEDRYFLNIAGFGYDVAVIEDSWSVGYLEGEPLYLYCALRQIGSFEGFPVDLEADGAALGRQDLLMLILANARVFGGGFQIAPRAELEDGQLDAMAFRNMGLFARLGIMARLLRGTHEGSGRVTATRARSFRLRFDRPPTYETDGEWNRAKGTDLRVDTVSRALPILVPRP, from the coding sequence GTGGTCTTCAACCCCCACTCGGGCAAAGGGCGGGGAGCGCGGTTCGTGGAGCCCGTCCTGGCCGCGCTCGCCCCCGCCCCCGCCCTCGAGCACGCCCTGACCACCGCCCCGGGGGACGAAGCCCGGCTCACGGAGTTGGCCTTGGCCCGTGGCTTCCGGAAGATCGTGGCCGTGGGGGGGGACGGCACCTGGAGCAATGTGGGCAACGCCATCCTCCGCTCCGGCCTCCCGGCCAGCCTGGGCCTGGTGCCCGGGGGCACGGGATGTGACCTCGCCAAGTCGCTCGGCATTCCCGGCCGCGACGTCCCCGCCTGCGCGCGCATCATCCTCGGCGGCCACACCCGGGCCATCGACGTGGGTCGCATCGAGGACCGCTACTTCCTCAACATCGCCGGCTTCGGCTACGACGTGGCCGTCATCGAGGACTCCTGGAGCGTCGGGTATCTCGAGGGAGAGCCCCTCTATCTCTACTGCGCGCTGCGCCAGATCGGGTCCTTCGAGGGATTCCCGGTCGACCTCGAAGCGGACGGTGCTGCTCTGGGCCGACAGGACCTGCTCATGCTGATCCTGGCCAACGCCCGCGTCTTCGGGGGGGGATTCCAGATAGCCCCCCGGGCCGAGCTCGAGGACGGGCAGCTCGACGCCATGGCCTTCCGCAATATGGGACTCTTCGCGCGCCTCGGCATCATGGCCCGGCTGCTCCGAGGCACGCACGAGGGGTCGGGGAGGGTCACCGCGACCCGCGCCCGGAGCTTCCGCCTCCGGTTCGACCGCCCGCCCACCTACGAGACGGACGGGGAATGGAACCGCGCCAAGGGGACGGACCTCCGCGTGGATACTGTTTCTCGGGCCCTGCCGATCCTCGTCCCCCGGCCGTGA
- the recN gene encoding DNA repair protein RecN, with product MLRINNIALIASLELELGPGLTSLTGETGAGKSILIDAMSLLLGERASADLIRTGEEKATVEGVLESAEARASLEVHGLPVDGNEIVVRRELQATGKGRATINGALVPLSVLKELAPLLAAIHGQNEPQGLLDPETHVDLLDHHARLTGGEAVGEAYRRLRQVEGALEALRRDRREVERRREMLEYQAGEIDKAGLAGGEEEGLRREKVLQANAGRLATLSGEAYALLYEAEDAVVTRLAQVYRRVEELASIDPAFAPHMEARSAVGAQIEDLALFLRDYQEGLSVSPGRLDEIESRLAQIDRLKRKYGATLEEVLAFSERCRRELQEMGAPEERERALESESSALATRYFDLARELSRQRRAAAADLERKVQAELALLAMEKTRFKVLFRPETSPPDAGERSTWTERGLEAVEFLLSPNPGEELRPLARIASGGELSRILLALKSVASLDTIGKTLIFDEVDAGIGGRVAEVVGRKLRAMASRHQVLCVTHLPQIASLADRHWAVRKRVERGRTLTEVRALSKDDRVEEIARMLGGATITETARDHAREMVNQNLKR from the coding sequence TTGCTTAGAATCAATAACATCGCCCTGATCGCCTCGCTTGAGCTGGAGCTCGGGCCCGGCCTCACCTCCCTCACAGGCGAAACGGGAGCGGGGAAGTCCATACTGATAGACGCCATGAGCCTCCTGCTGGGCGAACGAGCCTCCGCCGACCTCATCCGGACGGGTGAGGAGAAAGCGACGGTCGAGGGGGTCCTAGAGTCGGCCGAAGCGCGCGCGTCCCTCGAGGTCCACGGCCTGCCCGTCGATGGGAACGAGATCGTGGTGCGGCGGGAGCTCCAGGCCACGGGCAAGGGTCGGGCGACGATCAACGGCGCCCTCGTGCCCCTCTCCGTGCTCAAGGAGTTGGCCCCCCTCCTCGCCGCGATTCACGGACAGAACGAACCGCAGGGGCTGCTCGATCCCGAAACGCACGTCGACCTCCTCGACCATCATGCTCGCCTCACGGGCGGCGAGGCCGTGGGCGAGGCCTACCGGCGACTGCGGCAGGTCGAGGGGGCGCTCGAGGCCCTGCGGCGCGACCGACGCGAGGTCGAGCGCCGCCGGGAGATGCTCGAGTACCAGGCCGGCGAGATCGATAAGGCCGGTCTCGCCGGCGGGGAGGAAGAGGGGCTCCGCCGGGAGAAGGTCCTCCAGGCCAACGCCGGCCGGCTCGCCACCCTCTCCGGCGAGGCCTACGCCCTCCTGTACGAGGCCGAGGATGCGGTCGTCACCCGGCTCGCCCAGGTGTATCGCAGAGTGGAAGAGCTGGCCAGCATCGACCCTGCGTTCGCCCCCCACATGGAGGCCCGGTCGGCGGTTGGGGCCCAGATCGAGGACTTGGCCCTCTTCCTGCGCGACTACCAAGAAGGCCTGAGCGTCAGCCCCGGCCGTCTGGACGAGATCGAGTCGCGCCTGGCCCAGATCGACCGCCTCAAGCGCAAGTACGGGGCCACCCTGGAGGAAGTACTGGCCTTTTCCGAGCGCTGTCGGCGCGAGCTACAAGAAATGGGAGCGCCGGAGGAGCGGGAGCGGGCGCTCGAGAGCGAGAGCTCCGCCCTGGCCACCCGCTACTTCGACCTCGCCCGGGAGCTGTCTCGCCAGCGGCGAGCCGCCGCCGCCGACTTGGAGCGCAAGGTTCAGGCTGAACTCGCCCTCCTGGCCATGGAGAAGACTCGCTTCAAGGTGCTCTTCCGGCCGGAGACGTCCCCTCCAGATGCCGGGGAACGCTCGACTTGGACGGAGCGGGGACTGGAGGCGGTGGAGTTCCTGCTCTCCCCAAACCCGGGGGAAGAGCTCCGGCCCCTGGCCCGGATTGCGTCCGGCGGGGAGCTGTCCCGGATCCTGCTCGCCCTCAAGTCGGTAGCCAGCCTGGACACCATCGGCAAGACCCTAATCTTCGATGAGGTGGATGCCGGCATCGGCGGACGCGTGGCGGAGGTCGTGGGCCGGAAGCTGCGGGCCATGGCTTCCCGGCACCAGGTCCTCTGTGTGACCCACCTTCCCCAGATAGCGTCCCTGGCGGATCGTCATTGGGCGGTGCGGAAGCGCGTGGAGCGCGGGCGGACCCTAACGGAGGTGAGAGCTCTGTCCAAGGACGACCGGGTGGAGGAGATTGCGCGCATGCTGGGTGGTGCGACCATCACGGAAACGGCCCGGGACCATGCTCGGGAAATGGTGAACCAAAACCTCAAGCGCTGA
- a CDS encoding FtsX-like permease family protein, with product MANLPAANVMHRKTRTAVSVLAVAMEVAMVMLLVGMANGTLSDIVDRLQNVGADVLFQPPDASLILGATSAVMPLKYMEIMKQVPGVKEVTPVLNWLVSQIGGESRAVNLWAIDYPTYAAISGGFDMVEGRPLAEPNELVMDTVLARATGMKTGDMLHMLNRDFHIAGICRAGAGGRLYARIEDVQEAIGTPGKASFFLVKAASKEKGEDLARALEEKFKGYKITPIGQVSKAMQDNAVGLKQFKEALTGMAVIISFLVVLLAMYTTIIERTREIGILRAIGASQRTVVRLVVAESALICVAGVVVGMLLAVGGRWFLPHVFPTLSVTLTRDWALIAACLGLTGGLLGSIYPALKAARMDPIQALSFE from the coding sequence ATGGCGAATCTTCCGGCCGCGAACGTGATGCACCGCAAGACCCGGACCGCGGTGTCGGTGCTGGCCGTGGCCATGGAAGTGGCGATGGTCATGCTCCTGGTGGGCATGGCCAACGGAACCCTGAGCGACATCGTCGACCGCCTGCAGAACGTCGGTGCGGATGTGCTCTTCCAGCCTCCCGACGCTTCGCTCATCCTGGGAGCCACCAGTGCCGTCATGCCCCTGAAGTACATGGAAATCATGAAACAGGTGCCGGGCGTAAAAGAGGTGACGCCCGTCCTCAACTGGCTCGTCTCGCAGATCGGGGGTGAATCGCGAGCCGTGAACCTGTGGGCGATCGACTACCCCACTTACGCGGCGATCTCAGGGGGCTTCGACATGGTGGAAGGCCGCCCGCTCGCCGAGCCCAACGAGCTAGTCATGGACACGGTGCTGGCCCGGGCGACGGGCATGAAGACCGGAGACATGCTGCACATGCTGAACCGCGACTTCCACATCGCGGGGATCTGTCGCGCCGGCGCGGGCGGGCGGCTGTACGCGAGGATCGAGGACGTGCAGGAGGCGATCGGCACGCCCGGCAAGGCCTCCTTCTTTCTGGTCAAGGCCGCCTCCAAAGAGAAGGGCGAGGACCTCGCCCGGGCTCTGGAGGAGAAGTTCAAGGGGTACAAGATCACGCCCATCGGGCAGGTTTCGAAGGCCATGCAGGACAACGCGGTCGGCCTCAAGCAGTTCAAGGAGGCCCTGACGGGCATGGCCGTGATCATCTCCTTCCTCGTCGTGCTGCTGGCCATGTACACGACGATCATCGAGCGCACGCGCGAGATCGGGATTCTGCGCGCCATTGGGGCGAGCCAGCGGACAGTGGTGCGCCTGGTGGTGGCGGAGAGCGCTCTGATCTGCGTGGCGGGCGTGGTCGTGGGGATGCTCCTCGCCGTGGGCGGCCGCTGGTTCCTGCCCCACGTCTTCCCAACGCTGTCGGTAACGCTGACGCGCGACTGGGCTCTGATCGCGGCGTGCCTCGGACTCACGGGAGGTCTGCTCGGCTCGATCTATCCCGCCCTCAAGGCCGCTCGGATGGACCCCATCCAGGCCTTGTCGTTCGAGTAG
- a CDS encoding bifunctional nuclease family protein: MEIEMTIKGLMIDPITNMPIIVLRDREGQRILPIWVGVFEANAIALQIENVQTPRPMTHDLLKNVIDDLAGQVERIVVCELKENTFYAAIHIRAGSGLVTVDARPSDAIALALRTHSKIFVEESVIQSARSVEMSKESMDVGRLQKWLENLSEDELGKYKM; encoded by the coding sequence ATGGAAATCGAGATGACCATAAAGGGGCTCATGATTGACCCCATCACCAACATGCCCATCATCGTCCTCCGCGACCGAGAGGGTCAGCGGATCCTGCCGATCTGGGTGGGCGTGTTTGAGGCGAACGCCATCGCCCTGCAAATCGAGAACGTACAGACCCCCCGCCCCATGACGCACGACCTGCTGAAGAACGTGATCGACGACTTAGCAGGACAAGTCGAGCGAATCGTGGTCTGTGAACTCAAGGAAAACACGTTCTACGCAGCCATCCACATCCGAGCTGGCAGTGGCCTGGTGACCGTCGACGCCCGCCCTTCGGACGCGATCGCCCTGGCTCTGCGCACCCACTCCAAGATCTTCGTGGAGGAGTCGGTCATCCAGAGCGCGCGCAGCGTGGAGATGAGCAAGGAGTCGATGGACGTCGGCCGCCTGCAAAAGTGGCTTGAGAACCTGTCCGAGGACGAGCTCGGCAAGTACAAGATGTAG
- a CDS encoding SDR family oxidoreductase, whose product MSRPDGPEAGFRALVTGASSGIGVAFARALRAKGEKLVLVARRRDRLQELSRELGGEDTAAVLAADLTEPGAIDRLAEEIRASGFVVDLLVNNAGAGHTARFHEEPRETVLGMIDLNVRALVALTHAFLPGMIERGRGRIINVASNAAFQPVPFLTVYAATKAFVLSFTEGLASELEGTGVRVQALCPGLTATEFLEVAETGPGLLINRMPAMSAQDVVACSLRGLERGRLRVVAGLTNRLMAGVQRLVPRSIVRGVAAQLYRPRSGGSS is encoded by the coding sequence TTGAGCAGGCCGGACGGCCCCGAGGCCGGTTTCCGCGCCCTCGTTACGGGGGCCTCCAGCGGGATCGGCGTGGCCTTCGCGCGCGCCCTGCGGGCAAAGGGCGAGAAGCTCGTTCTCGTGGCCCGACGTCGTGATCGGCTTCAAGAGCTCTCCCGCGAGCTCGGGGGAGAAGACACCGCCGCCGTCCTGGCCGCGGACCTCACCGAGCCGGGGGCGATCGATCGGCTGGCGGAGGAGATCCGGGCCAGCGGGTTCGTGGTCGACCTCTTGGTCAACAACGCGGGAGCGGGCCACACCGCGCGTTTCCACGAGGAGCCCCGGGAGACCGTCCTCGGCATGATTGACCTGAACGTGCGTGCATTGGTCGCCCTTACCCACGCGTTCCTGCCCGGCATGATCGAGCGCGGGCGAGGGCGGATCATCAATGTGGCTTCGAACGCCGCCTTCCAACCCGTGCCTTTCCTCACCGTTTATGCCGCCACCAAGGCCTTCGTGCTCTCCTTCACCGAGGGCCTGGCCTCCGAACTCGAGGGAACAGGGGTCAGGGTGCAGGCCCTCTGCCCGGGCCTCACCGCCACCGAGTTCCTGGAAGTGGCGGAAACGGGGCCCGGCCTGCTCATCAACCGAATGCCGGCCATGTCCGCTCAGGACGTGGTGGCCTGCTCGCTGCGCGGTCTGGAGCGGGGACGCCTGCGGGTCGTGGCCGGCCTCACCAACCGCTTGATGGCCGGTGTGCAACGCTTGGTGCCGAGGTCGATCGTGCGCGGGGTCGCGGCCCAGCTCTACCGGCCGCGCTCCGGTGGCTCCTCTTGA
- a CDS encoding ParA family protein: MIVIAIANQKGGVGKTTTAINLAAALAMRGRRTLLVDLDPQANSSITYLDVRTLERSMYEVLANVSTLAEVIVPSPVPNLDIAPSRIALAKLEAQLVGELDAHFRLKDRLETVREVYEFVIIDTPPALGFITVNALVAATHLLIPVQSSYFALEGTDDLLETVEKIRSRPNPALKLLGAVITLHDRRTTLSRDVQKAVTQAFGGRVFDTTITKSIRLEESPAHKESIFSFAPQSSGAYEYYRLCEEVIERV, translated from the coding sequence GTGATCGTCATAGCGATTGCAAACCAGAAGGGCGGCGTCGGAAAGACCACGACCGCCATCAACTTGGCCGCGGCCCTGGCCATGCGGGGTCGGCGCACGCTTCTTGTCGATCTCGATCCCCAAGCCAACTCTTCGATCACGTACCTGGACGTGCGAACGCTTGAACGGTCGATGTACGAGGTGCTCGCCAACGTCAGCACGCTGGCGGAAGTGATCGTCCCCTCGCCGGTGCCGAACCTCGACATCGCTCCTTCGCGGATAGCCCTCGCCAAGCTCGAAGCGCAGCTCGTGGGTGAGCTCGACGCGCACTTCCGCCTGAAGGATCGACTGGAGACGGTGCGCGAAGTCTACGAGTTCGTCATCATCGATACGCCTCCCGCACTCGGCTTCATAACGGTCAACGCTCTGGTAGCCGCCACCCATCTCTTGATTCCCGTTCAGTCGAGTTACTTCGCTCTTGAGGGGACCGACGACCTGCTGGAGACGGTGGAGAAGATCCGCTCGCGGCCCAATCCGGCGCTCAAGCTGCTGGGAGCCGTGATCACACTCCACGATCGCCGGACCACGCTCTCCCGCGACGTTCAGAAGGCCGTGACCCAAGCCTTCGGCGGGAGGGTCTTCGACACCACGATCACCAAGAGCATCCGCTTGGAGGAGAGCCCCGCCCACAAGGAGTCGATCTTCAGTTTCGCACCACAGTCGAGTGGCGCCTACGAGTACTACCGCCTCTGCGAGGAGGTTATCGAACGTGTCTAG
- a CDS encoding radical SAM protein encodes MRLRTRLHQTARIVAKLFLGLIDRDRPLLVHIIPMRRCNLSCSYCNEYDAVSSPVPIEVMLRRIDLLADLGTGTITVSGGEPLMHPELEAIVAHIRKRGMIATLITNGYYLSRERIERLNRAGLDHLQISVDNVEPDEVSKKSLRLLEPKLQWLAAHARFTVAINSVIGSSIRNPEDALVVARRAQELGFANSLGIVHDGAGQLRPLGEREMDVYRQLRKMASRWSPVRFNASFQDKLARGLPNDWSCRAGSRYLYVDEAGTVSYCSQQRGTPGIPLEAYTRDRLRLEFNTRKPCAPYCTVNCVQQVAFLDRWRSRQREVALPVVPPAATPAPAATPGDGALAG; translated from the coding sequence ATGCGACTGAGAACGCGACTCCACCAGACCGCCCGCATAGTCGCCAAGCTCTTCCTGGGTCTCATCGATCGTGATCGTCCGCTCCTCGTCCACATCATCCCCATGCGGCGTTGCAATCTGTCCTGCTCCTACTGCAACGAGTACGACGCCGTGTCCTCCCCGGTGCCGATCGAGGTCATGCTCCGAAGGATCGACCTTCTGGCCGACCTGGGCACAGGCACCATCACCGTCAGCGGCGGGGAGCCGCTCATGCACCCCGAACTCGAGGCCATCGTCGCCCACATCCGCAAGCGGGGCATGATCGCGACCCTGATCACCAACGGTTATTACCTCTCCCGGGAGCGCATCGAGCGGCTGAATCGCGCGGGCCTCGACCACCTGCAGATCAGCGTCGACAACGTGGAGCCGGATGAGGTGTCGAAGAAGAGCCTGCGGCTCCTGGAGCCGAAGCTCCAATGGCTGGCCGCCCACGCCCGGTTCACGGTGGCGATCAACTCCGTGATCGGAAGCAGCATCCGCAATCCCGAAGATGCCCTGGTCGTGGCGCGGCGCGCCCAGGAGCTGGGCTTCGCCAACTCCCTCGGCATCGTGCACGACGGCGCGGGCCAGCTCCGGCCGCTGGGGGAGCGCGAGATGGACGTGTACCGCCAGCTCCGCAAGATGGCCTCGCGTTGGAGCCCCGTCCGCTTCAACGCCTCGTTCCAGGACAAGCTGGCGCGGGGGCTTCCCAACGACTGGAGCTGCCGGGCGGGATCGCGCTACCTGTATGTCGACGAGGCGGGCACCGTTTCGTACTGCTCGCAACAGAGGGGCACCCCGGGCATCCCTCTCGAGGCCTACACCCGCGACCGCCTCCGCCTCGAGTTCAACACCCGCAAGCCTTGCGCCCCCTATTGCACCGTGAATTGCGTGCAGCAGGTGGCCTTCCTGGACCGATGGCGGTCGCGGCAGCGGGAAGTGGCCCTGCCTGTCGTGCCACCCGCCGCCACCCCCGCACCCGCGGCCACGCCCGGGGACGGAGCCCTCGCCGGTTGA
- a CDS encoding ParB/RepB/Spo0J family partition protein, whose translation MSSPRRVGLPESLRMRHDPHFVDQLGRPGGVAIGRLIPIEDIEPNPRQPRQNLGDLSELTASIREKGVLEPILVRQNGARYQIIAGERRYRAALEAGLAEMPCIVRDSTDAETMELALVENLQRKDLTAFEEAEGLKALAEMYDYTHERMAAKLGKSRTSITESLSLTAMPEQVREACRLADIASKSVLLQVVRQADPARMIALVERLQKEGSTRQEARRITREVKPGTGKGRAKPFVYRYQPPEKTFSLALQFRKAQVARDEIVRVLLAIIEDLKREGS comes from the coding sequence GTGTCTAGCCCGCGGCGTGTTGGACTGCCCGAGTCGCTCCGCATGCGCCATGACCCTCACTTCGTAGACCAGCTGGGAAGGCCGGGAGGCGTGGCCATTGGGCGCCTCATCCCAATCGAGGATATCGAGCCCAATCCGCGACAACCCCGGCAGAACCTAGGGGATCTTTCCGAGCTCACGGCCTCGATCCGCGAGAAAGGCGTCCTTGAGCCGATCCTCGTCCGGCAAAACGGAGCGCGCTATCAGATCATCGCCGGGGAGCGGCGCTACCGGGCTGCCTTGGAGGCCGGGCTGGCGGAGATGCCTTGCATCGTGCGGGACAGCACGGACGCCGAGACGATGGAACTGGCGCTCGTCGAGAACCTCCAGCGGAAGGACCTGACGGCCTTTGAAGAGGCGGAGGGACTGAAGGCTCTGGCCGAGATGTACGACTACACCCACGAGAGGATGGCTGCGAAGCTGGGGAAGAGCCGCACGTCGATTACGGAGAGCCTGTCCCTGACCGCAATGCCAGAGCAGGTGCGGGAGGCTTGTCGGCTGGCCGACATTGCCTCTAAGTCAGTGCTTCTACAGGTAGTTAGGCAAGCAGATCCGGCGAGAATGATTGCGCTCGTTGAGCGACTGCAGAAAGAGGGCTCGACTCGACAAGAGGCGCGGCGCATCACGCGCGAAGTCAAGCCGGGGACAGGGAAGGGGCGAGCGAAGCCCTTCGTCTATCGATATCAGCCCCCAGAGAAGACCTTTAGCTTGGCCCTCCAATTTAGGAAAGCGCAAGTGGCGCGGGACGAGATCGTCCGCGTCCTCCTGGCCATCATCGAGGACCTCAAGCGAGAAGGCTCCTGA
- a CDS encoding aminotransferase class I/II-fold pyridoxal phosphate-dependent enzyme gives MEAAPKKEAGKTAFTDYDYSNFYYGAGDDPLNLLAPFNDWYQEALPNGYYLYSEPLSTAPSTRVTVRSRKTGEIHELINMASYNYLGISYREEVKEAAIEATRKYGLGASGSPILSGTFEIHNELAAEVAAFKDKEAAILFPTGYSANVGFISSVMRAGDTILLDQYSHASIVDGAILAKSKTVFFRHNNPLDLERKLTGVKGKKLVVVEGVYSMDGDVCLLPEIVEVAKRHGARILIDEAHSTFLFGANGRGVAEHFGLDKEVDFHLGTFSKSLGGQGGFVCGTRALIDYVNAFGRSRFFSCNLAPNIAAGLLAGLHIVEREPQLRARLWSNVAFLRRRFAEEGIDIGKSTSQVMPVMVNNDAKVFAIAERVQERGLFLNPVTYPAVPKHKSRLRISVSAAHSEQELETAVQVIAGVLREAGIIRAEGA, from the coding sequence ATGGAGGCGGCCCCGAAGAAGGAAGCCGGCAAGACGGCGTTCACGGACTACGACTACAGCAATTTCTACTACGGGGCCGGCGACGACCCCCTGAACCTGCTCGCCCCCTTCAACGACTGGTACCAGGAAGCCCTCCCCAACGGCTACTACCTGTACTCGGAGCCCTTGTCCACCGCGCCCTCCACCCGCGTCACCGTGCGCAGCCGGAAGACCGGCGAGATCCACGAACTCATCAACATGGCTTCCTACAACTACCTCGGTATCTCCTACCGCGAGGAAGTGAAGGAGGCAGCCATCGAAGCAACCCGCAAGTACGGTCTGGGGGCTTCGGGTTCGCCCATCCTCTCCGGCACCTTCGAAATCCACAACGAGTTGGCCGCGGAGGTGGCCGCGTTCAAGGACAAGGAAGCGGCCATCTTGTTCCCGACCGGCTACAGCGCCAACGTGGGCTTCATCTCCAGCGTCATGCGGGCGGGCGACACCATCCTCCTCGACCAGTACTCCCACGCCTCCATCGTGGACGGGGCCATCCTGGCCAAGTCCAAGACCGTCTTCTTCCGCCACAACAATCCACTGGACCTCGAGCGCAAGCTCACGGGGGTGAAGGGCAAGAAGCTGGTCGTGGTGGAGGGTGTCTACTCCATGGACGGGGACGTGTGCCTTCTCCCCGAAATCGTGGAGGTCGCGAAGCGCCATGGGGCCCGTATCCTCATCGATGAGGCCCACTCCACGTTCCTCTTCGGGGCCAACGGCCGCGGGGTGGCCGAGCACTTCGGCCTGGACAAGGAGGTGGACTTCCACCTGGGCACGTTCTCCAAGAGCCTGGGCGGGCAGGGCGGCTTCGTGTGCGGGACCCGCGCCCTCATCGACTACGTCAACGCCTTCGGTCGCTCGCGGTTCTTCTCCTGCAACCTGGCTCCCAACATCGCGGCCGGCCTACTGGCTGGGCTGCACATCGTGGAGCGGGAGCCCCAGCTCCGGGCCCGGCTCTGGAGCAACGTGGCCTTCCTGCGTCGGCGCTTCGCGGAGGAGGGGATCGACATCGGCAAGTCCACCTCCCAGGTCATGCCCGTGATGGTCAACAACGACGCCAAGGTCTTCGCCATCGCGGAGAGAGTCCAGGAGCGCGGCCTCTTCCTGAACCCCGTGACGTACCCCGCCGTGCCCAAGCACAAGTCTCGCCTCCGCATCTCCGTCTCCGCCGCCCACAGCGAGCAGGAGCTGGAGACGGCGGTCCAGGTCATCGCGGGCGTGCTGCGGGAGGCAGGCATCATCCGGGCCGAGGGGGCATGA